In Saccharothrix syringae, the following are encoded in one genomic region:
- a CDS encoding nucleotidyl cyclase domain-containing protein — protein MSNFCGTRRFPRSPVHRIIAVVDVAGFGSRCRTNAHQVAVRRGLYRVVRRALERSGVGRSRYRLEDRGDGVLILVEPDVPKTAFVDFVPREMTRELAAHNDKHPVQERVRLRMALHAGEVLYDEYGVTGAAVNLTFRLLDATPVRDALRVASRRYALVTSDWFFEEVVRQSVNAHPRNFRPVVVRVKETETTGWLYTESVERASSEKQCVLCGCTHSD, from the coding sequence GTGTCGAATTTCTGCGGGACACGTCGGTTCCCCCGATCACCGGTCCATCGGATCATCGCCGTCGTCGATGTCGCCGGGTTCGGCAGCCGCTGCCGCACCAACGCCCATCAGGTTGCGGTGCGCCGCGGGCTGTACCGGGTGGTTCGGCGCGCGCTGGAACGGTCCGGTGTCGGCCGCTCGCGCTACCGCTTGGAGGACCGGGGTGACGGGGTGTTGATCCTGGTCGAGCCGGATGTTCCGAAGACCGCGTTCGTGGACTTCGTGCCGCGCGAGATGACCAGGGAGTTGGCTGCGCACAACGACAAGCATCCGGTACAGGAACGCGTCCGTCTGCGCATGGCGCTGCACGCCGGTGAAGTGCTCTACGACGAGTACGGAGTCACCGGCGCAGCGGTCAACCTCACGTTCAGGCTGCTCGACGCGACGCCCGTCAGGGATGCTTTGCGCGTTGCCTCGCGGAGATATGCTTTGGTAACCTCCGATTGGTTCTTCGAAGAGGTCGTCCGACAAAGTGTGAACGCCCATCCGCGAAACTTCAGGCCGGTGGTCGTGAGAGTGAAGGAAACCGAGACGACCGGCTGGCTGTACACTGAATCCGTTGAGCGTGCCTCATCCGAAAAGCAGTGCGTTCTCTGTGGCTGTACTCATTCCGACTGA
- a CDS encoding nSTAND1 domain-containing NTPase — MQHGTEGEQFTADPAKVRTKSDFARELSALRALAGRTVREVAKDVGVPYSTAGGYFSGRHLPPLTMPHVLRRIIQACGVTDPEEVDRWLTALHRVRRRPGPRPRGVAAPYRGLESFQPEHAAWFHGRERLTAELTTLTARQWPGGNCTIVVGPSGSGKSSLLRAGLVSRFQRGEHALAGDWTTVLMTPGQRPLAQWEALVDQAPVGPRLVVVDQFEELFTLCADVGERQEFIARCARAAREDPSTLVVLGLRADFYPQAARHTELVSALQDAQVVVGPMTADEVRSAIVEPARQARLEVDDGFVELLMRDLAPIQGAVPSAAYEAGALPLLSHALLATWQRSSPGRLTIADYRATGGISGAIAHTADAAYAELDARQQTMARHLFLRLVRLGDQSADTRRRVPYAEILPEGEDSGELADVLDLFVERRLITVDTDTVEITHEALLTAWPRLRRWIDADRAGLEIHRRLTDDAHVWSRAQRDSGVLYRGVRLEAAREWSADTGHSRALNAVERAFLDASVAAEEADRRSRRRRARQLRRLVAALSVLVLIVAALAVYVFRQRTDALRERDAAISRQVAGDADNLRGSDVALASQLALAAYRISPTVEARSSLLDTTANASATRVVGQEGVVQAVAVAPGRDVIAAGGADTTVRIWRLTDRPSLEPADTPLGDPEGIVYSLAFDPSGTLLAAAGADRVVRLWDVTDPDHPASLGEPLSGPTNTVYSVAFSPDGRVLAAGSADNRVHLWEIGATQRPTPLPPLEGAADYVHSVAFSPDGRTVAAGGADGTLLLWDVTDPRRATRIGSPLVGPTRKILTVAFSPDGKSLIAGSSDKNLYLWRLSGREVADAAGAPLGGAASWINAVAFSPDGSTLASGSSDNTVVLRKTSDWAVTQTLTHPGPITTVAYLDGGETLATGAADGTVRLWAVPGPVITDSRDGVFNVQFNPTGTLLATGSGAADGAFRIWDVSDRQRPRIVGTPMENPSPGNRFIGALDMSSDGRTLAAGGLDSRVQLWDIDHPDRPTPMGEPLGGRFAPPEYLTATFGPRSSLLAVSGMGNVVWLWDITDRTRPRQVGGALTGPTNHVYSIAFSPDGTTLAAGSLDKTVWLWDVHDLSKIRRLGSIDGPVSYVHSVAFSPDSRTLAVGSADKTVRLWDMTDQSRPRAIGDPITGPSNYVYAVEFSPDGRMLAAGSADRSVWLWNVADRARPSHFATLTAATGAVHSVKFSPDGSTIAAASADQTARLWAVSPDAVADMVCETAGEPLSPAEWSQYIPGLPHRQVCG, encoded by the coding sequence GTGCAGCACGGGACCGAGGGAGAGCAGTTCACCGCCGACCCCGCAAAAGTGCGGACGAAATCCGACTTCGCGCGTGAGTTGAGCGCGCTGAGGGCACTGGCCGGCCGTACAGTCCGGGAAGTCGCGAAGGACGTCGGGGTTCCCTATAGCACGGCGGGTGGGTATTTCAGCGGACGTCATCTGCCCCCGCTCACGATGCCGCACGTGTTGCGCCGAATCATCCAGGCCTGCGGTGTCACCGACCCCGAGGAAGTGGATCGGTGGCTGACCGCGTTGCACCGGGTCCGGCGACGGCCCGGTCCGCGCCCGCGTGGCGTGGCCGCGCCGTACCGGGGTTTGGAGAGCTTTCAGCCTGAGCATGCAGCGTGGTTCCACGGGCGGGAGCGGCTCACCGCGGAGTTGACCACGTTGACTGCCCGTCAGTGGCCGGGTGGCAACTGCACGATCGTCGTAGGACCTTCGGGATCGGGGAAGTCCTCGCTGTTGCGTGCCGGTCTCGTCTCCCGGTTCCAGCGCGGTGAACATGCATTGGCGGGCGATTGGACCACGGTGCTGATGACACCCGGACAGCGGCCCTTGGCCCAGTGGGAAGCGCTTGTTGACCAAGCGCCCGTCGGTCCCCGACTGGTCGTGGTAGACCAGTTCGAGGAACTGTTCACGCTGTGCGCCGACGTCGGGGAGCGACAGGAGTTCATCGCGCGCTGCGCCAGAGCCGCGCGGGAGGATCCGTCGACGTTGGTCGTGCTCGGATTGCGCGCCGATTTCTACCCTCAAGCGGCGCGCCACACCGAGCTGGTGTCCGCATTGCAGGACGCTCAGGTGGTGGTCGGTCCCATGACCGCCGATGAGGTCAGGAGCGCGATCGTCGAGCCCGCGCGGCAGGCCCGGCTGGAGGTCGACGACGGGTTCGTGGAGCTGTTGATGCGCGACCTGGCGCCCATCCAGGGCGCAGTGCCGTCAGCCGCGTACGAGGCCGGGGCGCTCCCGCTGTTGTCCCACGCTCTGCTCGCCACTTGGCAGCGGTCGAGCCCCGGTAGACTGACCATCGCCGACTATCGGGCCACGGGCGGAATTTCCGGCGCGATCGCACACACAGCGGACGCCGCCTACGCCGAACTCGACGCGCGCCAGCAGACCATGGCCCGCCACCTCTTCCTGCGGCTGGTTCGTCTGGGCGACCAGTCCGCCGACACCCGACGCCGGGTCCCCTACGCCGAGATCCTGCCCGAGGGAGAGGACTCGGGCGAACTCGCCGACGTGCTCGACCTGTTCGTGGAACGGCGGCTGATCACCGTAGACACGGACACCGTCGAGATCACGCACGAAGCGCTGCTGACCGCGTGGCCGCGCCTGCGCCGCTGGATCGACGCGGACCGAGCCGGCCTGGAGATCCACCGCCGACTGACCGACGACGCACACGTGTGGAGCCGGGCGCAGCGCGACTCAGGCGTGCTTTACCGCGGCGTTCGGCTCGAGGCCGCGCGGGAATGGTCTGCCGACACCGGGCACAGTCGGGCCCTCAACGCGGTGGAGCGTGCGTTCCTCGACGCGAGCGTGGCAGCGGAAGAAGCGGACCGCAGGTCCCGGCGTCGGCGTGCGAGACAGCTCCGCCGCCTGGTGGCCGCCCTGTCCGTGCTCGTGCTGATCGTCGCGGCATTGGCGGTTTACGTGTTCCGCCAGCGGACCGACGCCCTACGTGAACGGGACGCGGCCATCTCGCGCCAGGTAGCAGGTGACGCGGACAACCTGCGCGGGAGCGACGTCGCGCTGGCATCACAGCTGGCCTTGGCCGCATACCGGATCAGTCCCACGGTGGAGGCGCGGTCGAGCCTGCTGGACACCACCGCGAATGCCTCGGCGACGCGGGTCGTCGGGCAGGAAGGCGTGGTTCAAGCCGTCGCCGTCGCGCCAGGGCGCGATGTCATCGCGGCGGGTGGGGCGGACACCACGGTGCGGATATGGCGACTGACCGACCGGCCGTCACTGGAGCCTGCGGATACACCGCTCGGCGACCCGGAGGGCATCGTCTACTCGCTGGCGTTCGACCCGTCCGGCACCCTGCTCGCCGCCGCGGGCGCGGACCGCGTGGTCCGGCTGTGGGACGTGACCGACCCTGACCACCCGGCGTCACTGGGCGAGCCGCTGTCCGGGCCGACCAACACCGTGTACTCGGTGGCATTCAGCCCCGACGGCCGCGTCCTCGCGGCAGGCAGCGCGGACAACCGGGTGCACCTCTGGGAGATCGGAGCCACACAACGCCCGACGCCGCTGCCGCCGCTGGAGGGCGCGGCAGACTACGTGCACTCCGTGGCGTTCAGCCCGGACGGCAGGACGGTGGCCGCGGGTGGCGCGGACGGCACACTCCTGCTGTGGGACGTCACCGATCCCCGTCGAGCGACGCGGATCGGTTCGCCGCTGGTCGGACCGACGCGCAAGATCCTCACCGTGGCGTTCAGCCCGGACGGCAAGAGTCTTATCGCCGGCAGTTCCGACAAAAACCTCTATCTATGGCGGCTTTCGGGCCGTGAGGTGGCCGACGCGGCGGGCGCCCCGCTGGGCGGCGCGGCCAGTTGGATCAACGCGGTGGCCTTCAGCCCGGACGGAAGCACGTTGGCATCGGGCAGTTCGGACAACACGGTGGTGCTACGGAAGACATCCGACTGGGCGGTGACGCAGACGCTGACCCATCCCGGCCCGATCACCACGGTCGCTTACCTCGACGGCGGCGAGACACTCGCGACCGGCGCCGCGGACGGCACGGTGAGGCTGTGGGCCGTCCCCGGGCCGGTGATCACGGACAGCCGCGACGGCGTGTTCAACGTACAGTTCAACCCGACGGGCACGCTCCTCGCGACGGGAAGCGGCGCGGCCGATGGCGCTTTTCGGATCTGGGACGTCAGCGACCGGCAACGGCCACGGATAGTCGGCACGCCGATGGAGAACCCCTCACCCGGCAACCGGTTCATCGGCGCGCTCGACATGTCGTCGGACGGTCGGACCCTCGCCGCAGGCGGCTTGGACTCGCGCGTGCAGCTGTGGGACATCGACCACCCGGACCGTCCGACGCCGATGGGAGAGCCATTGGGCGGCCGGTTCGCACCGCCGGAGTACCTCACGGCCACCTTCGGGCCTCGGAGCTCACTCCTGGCGGTGTCCGGTATGGGCAACGTGGTGTGGCTGTGGGACATCACTGATCGGACGAGGCCACGACAGGTGGGAGGGGCGCTCACCGGACCGACCAATCACGTCTACTCGATCGCGTTCAGCCCGGACGGCACGACGTTGGCGGCCGGCAGCCTGGACAAGACGGTGTGGCTCTGGGACGTCCACGATCTGTCGAAGATCCGCCGTCTGGGGTCGATCGACGGGCCGGTGAGCTACGTGCACTCCGTCGCGTTCAGCCCCGACAGCCGCACGCTGGCCGTCGGCAGCGCCGACAAGACCGTTCGGCTGTGGGACATGACCGACCAATCGCGACCCCGGGCGATCGGTGATCCGATCACCGGTCCGTCCAATTACGTGTACGCGGTCGAGTTCAGCCCGGACGGGCGAATGCTGGCGGCGGGCAGCGCCGACCGTTCGGTGTGGCTGTGGAATGTCGCCGACCGGGCGCGACCGAGCCACTTCGCGACGCTCACCGCAGCCACCGGTGCGGTGCACTCGGTGAAGTTCAGTCCGGACGGCAGCACCATCGCGGCGGCAAGTGCCGACCAAACGGCACGGTTGTGGGCGGTAAGTCCGGACGCAGTCGCCGACATGGTGTGCGAGACCGCCGGGGAACCGCTCAGCCCGGCGGAGTGGAGCCAATACATCCCAGGCCTGCCACACCGCCAGGTGTGCGGATGA
- a CDS encoding PfkB family carbohydrate kinase — MTGRVVVFAPSPELTVTVEELDGAPDIHVHAGGQGVWQSRMIESLGADVVLCAALGGETGQVLRHLIGVGLKAREVAARNGGYVHDRRDGGRDQVVRMPADALTRHELDDLYEMTLVEALGAGVAVLSGPAEQDEPVPDSVYERLAKDLGGNGCRVVVDLSGGRLAAALRGGPEVVKVSHTELVSDGYAGSDDLEELARGCRKIAECGARAVVVSRAAEDTLALLDGDFYLVSVPELSPVDTRGGGDSMTAGLAAGLAQGLSLEEALKLGAAAGAVNITRHGLGTGSGDVVRELTERVTLKPWETS, encoded by the coding sequence ATGACGGGTCGAGTGGTGGTGTTCGCGCCGTCGCCGGAGCTGACGGTGACGGTGGAGGAGCTGGACGGGGCGCCGGACATCCACGTCCACGCCGGCGGGCAGGGCGTGTGGCAGTCGCGGATGATCGAGTCGCTGGGCGCGGACGTCGTGCTGTGCGCCGCGCTGGGCGGGGAGACCGGGCAGGTGCTGCGCCACCTGATCGGCGTCGGGCTCAAGGCCCGCGAGGTCGCCGCCCGCAACGGCGGGTACGTGCACGACCGCCGCGACGGCGGCCGGGACCAGGTGGTGCGGATGCCCGCGGACGCGCTGACCCGCCACGAGCTGGACGACCTGTACGAGATGACGCTCGTCGAGGCCCTGGGCGCGGGCGTGGCGGTGCTCAGCGGCCCCGCCGAGCAGGACGAGCCGGTGCCGGACTCGGTCTACGAGCGACTGGCCAAGGACCTCGGCGGCAACGGCTGCCGGGTCGTCGTGGACCTGTCCGGCGGGCGGCTGGCCGCCGCGCTGCGGGGCGGGCCCGAGGTGGTCAAGGTCAGCCACACCGAGCTGGTGTCGGACGGCTACGCCGGGTCCGACGACCTGGAGGAGCTGGCCCGGGGGTGCCGCAAGATCGCGGAGTGCGGCGCGCGGGCGGTGGTGGTGTCGCGGGCGGCCGAGGACACGCTGGCGTTGCTCGACGGCGACTTCTACCTGGTTTCCGTCCCGGAGCTGTCGCCGGTGGACACCCGCGGCGGCGGCGACTCGATGACCGCCGGGCTCGCCGCGGGACTGGCGCAGGGGCTGTCGCTGGAGGAGGCGCTGAAGCTGGGCGCGGCGGCGGGCGCGGTCAACATCACCCGGCACGGGCTGGGCACCGGCAGCGGCGACGTGGTGCGGGAGCTGACCGAGCGGGTAACCCTCAAGCCGTGGGAGACGTCATGA
- the surE gene encoding 5'/3'-nucleotidase SurE — MRVLITNDDGIDSPGLHALARGAVAHGWDVVVAAPEREASGTSAGLTAAEDDRRVRVERRELPGLAGVPAFAVAAHPGLIALVAAQGAFGGAPDVVLSGVNRGANVGRAVLHSGTVGAALTASINGARALAVSLDVPLEGADEHHWDAAVAVAAGLFDRLAASPVGTVLNLNVPNLVEAGEPKRAGLAEFGAVQSRVKDTDDGSIDLAAVFVEGELPPGSDAALLAEGHPTVTPLRSVSEDLGVDF, encoded by the coding sequence ATGAGGGTCCTCATCACCAACGACGACGGCATCGACTCGCCCGGCCTGCACGCCCTGGCGCGCGGCGCGGTGGCCCACGGCTGGGACGTGGTGGTCGCCGCGCCCGAACGCGAGGCCAGCGGCACCAGCGCGGGGCTGACCGCGGCCGAGGACGACCGGCGGGTGCGCGTGGAGCGGCGGGAGCTGCCCGGGTTGGCGGGGGTGCCGGCTTTCGCCGTGGCCGCGCACCCCGGGTTGATCGCGCTGGTGGCGGCGCAGGGGGCGTTCGGCGGTGCGCCGGACGTGGTGCTGTCCGGGGTGAACCGGGGCGCCAACGTCGGTCGGGCCGTGCTGCACTCGGGCACCGTGGGCGCGGCGCTGACCGCGTCGATCAACGGGGCGCGGGCCCTGGCGGTGTCGCTGGACGTGCCGCTGGAGGGGGCCGACGAGCACCACTGGGACGCGGCGGTCGCGGTGGCCGCCGGGTTGTTCGACCGGCTGGCCGCGTCGCCCGTCGGGACGGTGCTCAACCTCAACGTGCCGAACCTGGTCGAGGCGGGCGAGCCGAAGCGGGCGGGCCTGGCGGAGTTCGGCGCGGTGCAGAGCCGGGTCAAGGACACCGACGACGGGTCGATCGACCTGGCCGCGGTGTTCGTGGAGGGCGAGTTGCCGCCCGGCAGCGACGCGGCGCTGTTGGCGGAGGGGCATCCGACCGTGACGCCGTTGCGGTCGGTCAGCGAGGACCTCGGGGTGGATTTCTGA
- a CDS encoding AfsR/SARP family transcriptional regulator produces MDFRVLGPLEVRSGGERVEVRSPRQQRVLAALLLEPRAVVPIARLVEAVWADGPPATAAKQVQNCVSALRDRLGEHGLIVTDGPGYRLTAGEDRLDWARFRRGVAAARELAAGGGLAEAVDAVQEALALWRGPALDGLGSPVLAARAVLLDGQRLDAVELCAQWRLELGRHCEVVEELSALAVEHPLRERAHARLMLALDRSGRKADALAVFTALRTRLADELGVDPGPEVRQAHLAVLRDAAGPRHDDRTAAHPDGTAAHPDGTAAHPDGTAAHPDGAAVHSNRAAAAPPATPDPVATRSATPDPLVRAADDLAAAVTRQWTAEAELRSLRRPEPVRVRWACTGRLVTTGPRRTTAPRGDLSEVVAAFRAVPTGRLVVLGEPGAGKTVLAILLTLGLLADRTPDQPVPVLLSPTSWDPRREHLLAWLARRLLEEYPGLGNTAAYGPGAAAGLVVSGRVLPVLDGLDEMPADLHATAVDAVDRAAAGVPALALTSRGAEYERAVRESGALLTGASVVEIEPVAPDDAAAFLTARAPVGETRWQPVVDRLRQDPDGPLARALSTPLMVNLARTAYASPASSPAELCRFPDTASVEAHLLDAYLPTVYAERPAYPSPHARPPRYEPGRAQRWLSFLADHLQRRGTRDLEWWRPDRALPTGLVLGLPPAVLYALTGLVAGGPRVALVYGLAFAAAGVLAHRHGDRPGPLRVEFRVRGTGARFGGRFAIGVVVGVGFGLAWALSPGVVVLLAVVFGFGFGVHVWLAAPAEVHRAVDPGSLLRTDRAAALAFTVSFALCLGLFYGLAFAYTEEVRFTSWWGGRFDVVLALAGGFAAAMLGRFLAGRPGVLIYGAAGVLVGGQVFPRADRPGEALAAGVLFGLAAGLTVGLSRAWGAWCAGRLWLAATGRTPPRLMTFLDDAHRRGVLRQVGAVYQFRHARLQERLAADYAGSSR; encoded by the coding sequence ATGGACTTCCGCGTGCTCGGGCCGCTGGAGGTGCGGTCCGGCGGTGAGCGGGTCGAGGTGCGCAGCCCGAGGCAGCAGCGGGTGCTGGCGGCGCTGCTGCTGGAACCGCGGGCGGTCGTGCCGATCGCGCGGCTGGTGGAGGCGGTGTGGGCCGACGGGCCACCCGCGACCGCGGCGAAGCAGGTGCAGAACTGCGTCTCGGCGCTGCGCGACCGCCTCGGGGAGCACGGCCTGATCGTCACCGACGGCCCCGGCTACCGGCTCACCGCGGGTGAGGACCGGCTCGACTGGGCGCGGTTCCGCCGCGGCGTCGCGGCGGCCCGCGAGCTGGCGGCGGGCGGTGGGCTCGCCGAGGCGGTGGACGCGGTGCAGGAGGCGCTGGCGCTGTGGCGCGGCCCGGCGCTGGACGGCCTCGGGTCGCCGGTGCTGGCCGCCCGGGCCGTGCTGCTGGACGGGCAGCGCCTGGACGCCGTGGAGCTGTGCGCGCAGTGGCGGCTGGAGCTGGGCAGGCACTGCGAGGTGGTGGAGGAGCTGTCCGCGCTGGCGGTCGAGCACCCGTTGCGGGAACGCGCGCACGCGCGGTTGATGCTGGCGCTGGACCGCAGCGGGCGCAAGGCCGACGCGCTGGCGGTGTTCACCGCGCTGCGCACCCGGCTGGCCGACGAGCTGGGCGTGGACCCCGGCCCCGAGGTGCGGCAGGCGCACCTGGCCGTGCTGCGCGACGCAGCGGGCCCCCGCCACGACGACCGGACCGCCGCCCACCCCGACGGGACCGCCGCCCACCCCGACGGGACCGCCGCCCACCCCGACGGGACCGCCGCCCACCCCGACGGGGCCGCCGTCCACTCCAACAGGGCCGCCGCCGCACCTCCCGCCACCCCGGACCCCGTCGCCACCCGCTCCGCCACCCCGGACCCGCTGGTCCGCGCGGCCGACGACCTGGCCGCCGCCGTCACCCGGCAGTGGACGGCCGAGGCGGAGCTGCGCTCGCTGCGCCGGCCCGAACCGGTGCGGGTCCGGTGGGCCTGCACCGGTCGCCTGGTCACCACCGGCCCGCGGCGCACCACGGCCCCGCGCGGCGACCTGTCCGAGGTGGTGGCCGCGTTCCGGGCGGTGCCGACCGGTCGCCTGGTGGTGCTGGGCGAACCCGGCGCGGGCAAGACCGTGCTGGCCATCCTGCTCACCCTGGGCCTGCTCGCCGACCGCACGCCCGACCAGCCGGTGCCCGTGCTGCTGTCGCCGACGTCCTGGGACCCGCGTCGGGAGCACCTGCTGGCCTGGCTGGCGCGGCGGCTGCTGGAGGAGTACCCCGGCCTGGGCAACACCGCCGCCTACGGCCCGGGCGCCGCGGCCGGACTAGTGGTCTCCGGCCGCGTGCTGCCGGTGCTCGACGGCCTGGACGAGATGCCCGCCGACCTGCACGCCACCGCCGTCGACGCGGTGGACCGGGCCGCCGCGGGCGTGCCCGCCCTGGCGCTGACCAGCCGCGGCGCCGAGTACGAGCGGGCCGTGCGGGAGTCGGGCGCGCTGCTGACCGGGGCGTCGGTGGTGGAGATCGAACCGGTGGCGCCCGACGACGCGGCCGCGTTCCTCACCGCCCGCGCACCGGTCGGCGAAACCCGGTGGCAGCCGGTGGTCGACCGGCTGCGGCAGGACCCCGACGGCCCGCTGGCGCGGGCGCTGAGCACCCCGCTGATGGTCAACCTGGCCCGCACCGCGTACGCCTCGCCCGCCTCCAGCCCGGCGGAGCTGTGCCGGTTCCCCGACACCGCCTCGGTCGAGGCGCACCTGCTGGACGCCTACCTGCCCACGGTGTACGCCGAGCGCCCCGCCTACCCGTCGCCGCACGCCCGCCCGCCGCGCTACGAGCCGGGGCGGGCGCAGCGGTGGCTGTCGTTCCTGGCCGACCACCTCCAGCGGCGCGGCACCCGCGACCTGGAGTGGTGGCGACCGGACCGCGCCCTGCCCACCGGCCTGGTCCTGGGCCTGCCGCCCGCGGTGCTGTACGCGCTCACCGGCCTGGTCGCGGGCGGCCCGCGGGTGGCCCTGGTCTACGGCCTGGCGTTCGCGGCGGCCGGCGTCCTCGCGCACCGCCACGGCGACCGCCCCGGCCCGCTGCGGGTGGAGTTCCGGGTGCGCGGCACGGGCGCCAGGTTCGGCGGGCGGTTCGCCATCGGCGTCGTGGTGGGCGTCGGCTTCGGCCTGGCGTGGGCGCTCTCCCCGGGCGTGGTCGTGCTGCTGGCGGTGGTCTTCGGCTTCGGCTTCGGCGTGCACGTCTGGCTGGCCGCCCCCGCCGAGGTGCACCGCGCCGTCGACCCCGGGTCGCTGCTGCGCACGGACCGCGCGGCGGCGCTGGCGTTCACGGTGTCGTTCGCGCTGTGCCTGGGCCTGTTCTACGGCCTGGCCTTCGCCTACACCGAGGAGGTGCGCTTCACCTCGTGGTGGGGCGGCAGGTTCGACGTGGTCCTGGCCCTGGCGGGCGGTTTCGCCGCGGCGATGCTCGGCCGGTTCCTCGCGGGCCGCCCGGGCGTGCTCATCTACGGCGCCGCGGGCGTCCTGGTGGGCGGCCAGGTCTTCCCGCGCGCCGACCGCCCCGGCGAAGCCCTGGCCGCCGGCGTGCTGTTCGGCCTGGCCGCGGGCCTGACGGTCGGCCTGTCGCGGGCCTGGGGCGCCTGGTGCGCCGGCCGCCTGTGGCTGGCCGCCACCGGCCGCACCCCACCACGCCTGATGACCTTCCTGGACGACGCCCACCGCCGCGGCGTGCTGCGGCAGGTGGGCGCGGTCTACCAGTTCCGCCACGCCAGGCTGCAGGAGCGGCTGGCGGCCGACTACGCCGGGTCTTCCCGCTGA